A DNA window from Legionella sp. MW5194 contains the following coding sequences:
- a CDS encoding fatty acid desaturase — MMGNQEYKEIRQQLNFTRGLGSAFGFLLVDGILLFLALHWIQSTSVTLYVVSQLALAIVMLHAFLWVHECGHNTLSKSKTINALVGHFYSIFCFMPFYTWKFIHEEHHKWTGHIDKDPVFALLKDAKKKKKLPWIFHFGWRTFIPLNVFFLYVVYWRYPLTLKRENKLNLFILKHCLFSMGVLVVSYALLYWLMPANIHFYSLLPALVLYALMWETLSTPQHLGLEPTSHRPQLKDHINTTRSTWFPTLLQRYLFLNFGYHIEHHLFPALPWHELEKAHDLLKNKLGNHYNMVTGGKWNVQMRSQNMEIAIGVHNSDS; from the coding sequence ATGATGGGTAACCAAGAGTACAAGGAAATTCGTCAACAGCTGAATTTTACAAGAGGGTTGGGTAGTGCCTTTGGATTTTTATTAGTCGATGGCATACTGTTGTTTCTTGCTTTGCATTGGATTCAAAGTACTTCAGTGACCTTGTATGTAGTGTCTCAACTCGCACTAGCTATAGTAATGCTGCATGCCTTTTTATGGGTACATGAGTGTGGGCATAATACCTTATCGAAAAGTAAAACGATTAACGCACTGGTTGGTCATTTTTACAGTATTTTTTGTTTTATGCCGTTTTATACCTGGAAATTCATACATGAAGAACACCATAAATGGACTGGTCATATTGATAAAGATCCGGTGTTTGCCTTGCTAAAGGATGCTAAGAAAAAGAAAAAGCTTCCCTGGATATTTCATTTTGGTTGGCGGACATTTATCCCATTGAATGTATTTTTTCTCTATGTTGTTTATTGGCGATATCCTCTGACTTTAAAGCGGGAAAATAAACTAAACCTATTTATCCTGAAACATTGCTTGTTTTCCATGGGTGTATTAGTTGTCTCTTATGCACTACTTTATTGGTTAATGCCAGCGAATATTCATTTCTATTCCTTGTTGCCCGCGCTAGTTCTTTATGCACTGATGTGGGAGACTCTCTCCACACCACAACACCTTGGCCTGGAACCAACCAGCCATAGACCACAACTGAAGGATCATATAAATACCACGCGCAGTACCTGGTTTCCCACCTTATTACAGCGTTATCTTTTTTTGAATTTTGGTTACCATATCGAACACCATCTGTTTCCAGCACTGCCGTGGCACGAACTCGAAAAGGCACATGACCTGCTGAAAAACAAGCTAGGCAATCATTATAATATGGTGACTGGTGGAAAATGGAATGTGCAAATGCGCAGCCAAAATATGGAAATCGCCATTGGAGTGCATAACAGTGATAGCTGA
- a CDS encoding MBL fold metallo-hydrolase — MQVELLKTKRFSFINYCPLIVDQNSNSAILIDPAWEQTSFKQRLDELGVQLSAILLTHHHLDHSHLANTLAKEYDVPVYMSQREIDYYDFDCYRLQGILPQQQIITLGTHMTVLVHHTPGHTMGGVCYQIEDNLFTGDTLFNEGCGFCHTRGGCPGMMYESLSHLKRVIDDSIKVYPGHQYHSELGLTFAQVKQRNIYLNIDNKQDFIGFRMQKKSGILKFR, encoded by the coding sequence TTGCAGGTTGAGCTGTTAAAAACAAAACGCTTTAGTTTTATCAACTATTGCCCGCTGATAGTTGATCAAAATAGTAATAGCGCAATACTTATCGATCCAGCGTGGGAACAAACATCCTTTAAACAACGACTCGATGAGTTGGGGGTTCAATTGTCTGCTATATTGTTGACCCATCACCACCTTGATCATAGTCATTTAGCCAATACTTTGGCAAAAGAATATGATGTGCCAGTTTACATGAGTCAGCGCGAAATTGATTACTATGATTTTGACTGCTATCGATTACAAGGCATTTTACCCCAGCAACAAATCATTACTTTAGGTACTCATATGACGGTTTTAGTGCACCATACTCCTGGCCATACCATGGGTGGTGTTTGTTATCAAATTGAAGATAACCTATTTACCGGGGACACTTTGTTTAATGAAGGTTGCGGTTTTTGTCACACTCGTGGTGGATGCCCTGGCATGATGTATGAATCATTGTCCCATTTAAAACGGGTCATTGACGACTCCATTAAAGTGTATCCAGGTCATCAATATCATAGTGAACTTGGATTGACATTTGCTCAAGTGAAGCAGCGTAATATTTATTTGAATATAGATAACAAACAAGATTTTATTGGATTTCGCATGCAGAAAAAATCTGGTATTTTGAAGTTTAGGTGA
- the fabD gene encoding ACP S-malonyltransferase: MSVFIFPGQGAQFKGMGKSLFAQFPEKVELANDILGYDIRKRVDSDDIHQTEVTQPLIYCVSCLSWLILREHYQPEMVLGHSLGEYAALYAAQVFDFETGLEIVKKRGELMQSVKGGAMAAVIGIKAADVADIIKNNQLPLYVANYNSPDQTIVAGTQDAISGCSQFFKEAKWIPLAVSGAFHSPLMSDVSQMFKSVLDAYTFAPAKLPIILNATARCHVDCQNPWTTVLSSQLVNPVYWNQSIQYCLSLGFIDFIEVEPGKRLSGLVKNILFPVA, from the coding sequence ATGAGTGTATTTATTTTTCCTGGACAAGGTGCCCAATTCAAAGGGATGGGAAAGTCCTTATTTGCACAGTTCCCAGAAAAAGTGGAACTTGCTAATGACATACTTGGATATGATATTCGTAAGCGAGTAGACAGTGATGATATTCATCAAACAGAGGTCACGCAACCATTGATTTATTGTGTTTCTTGCTTATCCTGGCTGATATTACGTGAGCACTATCAGCCTGAGATGGTTCTAGGACATAGTCTCGGTGAGTACGCAGCATTGTATGCAGCTCAAGTCTTTGACTTTGAAACGGGTTTGGAAATTGTCAAAAAAAGAGGCGAGCTGATGCAATCCGTGAAGGGTGGCGCGATGGCTGCAGTGATTGGAATAAAGGCTGCTGATGTTGCAGATATAATTAAAAATAATCAATTGCCACTGTATGTTGCTAACTATAATAGTCCAGACCAAACAATCGTCGCGGGAACTCAGGATGCAATTTCAGGTTGTTCACAATTTTTCAAAGAGGCTAAATGGATACCTCTTGCTGTCTCTGGTGCTTTTCACTCCCCATTGATGAGTGACGTGAGCCAAATGTTTAAATCCGTATTAGACGCCTATACTTTTGCACCAGCAAAACTCCCCATTATTCTTAATGCTACTGCCCGTTGCCACGTTGATTGTCAAAATCCCTGGACAACAGTATTGAGTTCGCAATTAGTTAATCCGGTTTATTGGAATCAAAGTATTCAATACTGTCTATCATTGGGCTTTATAGATTTTATTGAAGTGGAGCCGGGAAAGCGGCTATCGGGGTTGGTTAAGAACATACTCTTTCCCGTTGCCTGA
- a CDS encoding TylF/MycF/NovP-related O-methyltransferase — protein sequence MTTINKDYLSIIKQSLRGLLDTKCDPDWQFFFQSNDDFKRLMTNGNIRTLLSSKRLENIELAIQHICDHQIKGDIFEAGCWRGGALLYAKACLNVYDKECQRTIYGADLFPQSKSYVSNRFQLLTLKILMRCLPIFPQTLQKKLVNTILEAFPNEEYSETTKSKIRYFCSQLSYIPQKDINPTSYDDVIEAFKRYHLYDQRVKLVQGWFDQTFPDLKKQIKELSLLRVDADFYQSTLHALTAFYPKLSEGGICIIDDYGGFDDCKRAVDEYRSQHNITSTMHSVDGICYYWFQSGNGKEYVLNQPR from the coding sequence ATGACTACAATAAATAAAGACTATCTATCTATCATCAAACAAAGTCTAAGGGGACTGCTAGATACAAAATGTGATCCTGATTGGCAATTTTTCTTTCAATCAAATGATGATTTCAAGCGACTCATGACCAATGGCAATATCAGAACCTTATTAAGTTCCAAGAGGCTGGAGAATATTGAGTTGGCCATTCAACATATTTGCGATCATCAGATTAAAGGAGATATATTTGAAGCAGGATGTTGGCGTGGTGGCGCCCTTCTGTATGCTAAAGCATGTTTAAACGTCTATGACAAGGAATGCCAGCGTACAATTTATGGCGCAGATTTGTTTCCCCAATCAAAATCCTATGTAAGTAACCGTTTTCAATTACTGACTTTAAAAATATTGATGCGCTGCCTGCCCATTTTTCCCCAAACCTTACAAAAGAAGCTGGTTAACACTATTCTTGAAGCATTCCCAAATGAAGAATACAGTGAAACAACAAAATCCAAAATTCGTTATTTCTGTAGTCAGCTAAGTTACATACCACAAAAAGACATAAATCCCACCAGTTATGACGATGTTATAGAGGCCTTCAAACGATACCATCTTTATGATCAAAGGGTAAAGCTAGTTCAAGGCTGGTTTGACCAGACATTTCCTGACCTGAAAAAACAAATTAAGGAATTATCATTGCTAAGAGTAGATGCAGACTTCTATCAATCTACCTTACATGCACTAACTGCATTTTATCCAAAATTGAGTGAAGGCGGTATTTGTATCATCGATGACTATGGTGGTTTTGATGACTGTAAACGTGCCGTAGATGAATATCGCTCACAACACAACATCACCTCTACTATGCATTCGGTGGATGGAATCTGTTACTATTGGTTCCAATCAGGCAACGGGAAAGAGTATGTTCTTAACCAACCCCGATAG
- a CDS encoding MFS transporter — protein MKHQTRIILAGTLGNLIESFDMAICGLLSVYIAKYLIGDASKGLFLVFLTFFAGYLARPIGAMIMGLLSDIYGRKIILAGSILSMGISTTFIGFIPPHSTIGIFSVITLLVLRIIQSFSCGAEYLNSSAYLVENAEVSKKGYSGSWASFGAMSGMLMASLVALIVTYFTNHYPEQDWLIWRVPFVLALLGSSIGLYIRLCIPESMEYIMYYADRPKPKFKNLLSESINYIKDNKIQSVYVFILSCLGVTTTFQIYIYGPMQAHLYGHFQDHEIILSNILSLIVLLAVFPLVGKLSDKINREKIVVFASIGFLILSQPFFYVLSHHDIFNLLLGQTLIAIPAGAYYATVPVILSEMFPIKLRCTVLSILYSTAASLSAGLAPLISLLLVKNTGFPSSPSLLVYGLIGAVFITIKLKRGHQINLNYRLILSKSK, from the coding sequence ATGAAGCACCAAACCCGAATCATACTGGCAGGCACATTAGGCAATTTAATCGAATCATTTGATATGGCTATTTGTGGCCTACTCTCAGTCTACATTGCCAAATATTTGATTGGTGATGCTTCAAAAGGTTTATTTCTTGTATTTCTGACTTTCTTTGCTGGATACTTAGCCAGACCAATTGGGGCTATGATAATGGGTTTACTGTCTGATATTTATGGTAGAAAAATTATCCTGGCTGGCTCAATACTATCGATGGGTATATCAACTACTTTTATTGGTTTCATCCCTCCTCACAGTACTATTGGTATTTTTTCAGTTATTACTTTATTAGTACTGAGAATAATCCAAAGCTTTTCCTGTGGAGCAGAATATCTAAACTCTTCAGCTTATCTAGTAGAAAATGCCGAAGTATCAAAAAAAGGCTACTCTGGTAGCTGGGCTTCCTTTGGGGCTATGTCAGGTATGTTGATGGCTTCTCTGGTTGCATTGATAGTTACTTACTTTACCAATCATTATCCTGAACAGGATTGGTTAATCTGGCGTGTACCTTTTGTTCTTGCACTATTAGGTTCTTCGATTGGCTTATACATTCGTTTATGTATTCCTGAAAGTATGGAATATATTATGTACTATGCAGACAGACCAAAACCTAAATTTAAGAACCTGCTTTCAGAATCAATAAATTATATTAAAGACAATAAAATCCAATCTGTATATGTATTTATTTTAAGTTGTTTAGGGGTAACAACAACTTTTCAAATTTATATTTATGGTCCTATGCAAGCTCACTTATATGGGCATTTTCAAGATCATGAAATTATCTTATCAAACATACTCTCACTAATTGTTTTATTGGCAGTGTTTCCTTTAGTTGGAAAATTATCTGATAAAATCAATCGAGAAAAAATTGTTGTCTTTGCTAGTATAGGGTTTCTGATTCTTTCCCAACCATTTTTTTATGTTCTGTCTCATCATGATATTTTTAATCTCTTATTAGGACAAACTTTGATTGCAATTCCTGCTGGGGCTTATTATGCAACAGTTCCTGTGATATTATCGGAGATGTTTCCTATTAAATTACGCTGTACTGTTTTGTCAATTTTGTACTCCACAGCTGCTAGTTTATCAGCTGGTCTTGCACCACTGATTTCTTTATTATTAGTAAAAAATACTGGGTTCCCATCATCCCCATCATTATTAGTCTATGGATTAATTGGGGCTGTGTTTATAACCATAAAATTAAAACGGGGTCATCAAATAAATTTAAATTACAGATTAATTCTCTCTAAATCTAAATAA
- the def gene encoding peptide deformylase yields MNTLLDKNDPILRQTAEPIGESEFGSSWLKELIKNMFGIMADKGAVGVAAPQIGISKRVIVFGTAYTKRRKPEYPIPDTALINPALKILSQEIQTGYEGCLNCGELMGEVPRAMEIEYSGFDIDGNRITKKASGLEARILQHEIDHLDGFLFLDRVEDQESLTTLSAMQSKG; encoded by the coding sequence ATGAACACACTCCTAGATAAAAACGATCCTATTTTAAGACAAACCGCTGAGCCAATTGGTGAATCAGAATTTGGCAGCAGCTGGTTAAAAGAATTGATTAAGAACATGTTCGGCATTATGGCTGACAAGGGTGCTGTAGGCGTAGCTGCTCCCCAAATTGGCATCAGCAAACGCGTTATTGTATTTGGTACTGCTTACACCAAACGGAGAAAACCAGAATACCCCATCCCCGATACTGCATTAATTAATCCTGCATTAAAAATCCTATCCCAAGAAATTCAAACTGGTTATGAGGGTTGCCTTAATTGCGGTGAATTAATGGGAGAGGTTCCAAGAGCCATGGAAATTGAATATTCAGGCTTTGACATAGATGGAAATAGAATTACCAAAAAGGCTTCAGGTTTGGAAGCCCGTATCCTTCAGCATGAAATTGATCACCTGGATGGATTTTTATTTTTAGATCGAGTGGAAGATCAAGAGTCACTAACTACCTTATCGGCAATGCAAAGTAAAGGATAA
- a CDS encoding flagellar biosynthesis protein FlgJ, with protein sequence MPFKKFVDMDVTAVEVRLHPKAKDFLFEHYITMRKVFSDVLGQVETDYASIALINQAGQIFFMSSNPAIEQNLIEKSLWLFDGCYQPEFISQDQPKLWSELAHIGCIEAITKYKQTKPGLITGISIPTEYDSYRAIFSFGLKRINPYIQNKSSIHCEKLLAMGKFALRQIQEYLTFPDKKPCITTKPILTLIINNQVPYEHTPR encoded by the coding sequence ATGCCGTTTAAGAAGTTTGTAGATATGGATGTAACAGCTGTTGAAGTAAGGCTTCACCCTAAAGCAAAAGATTTTCTCTTTGAACATTATATCACCATGCGAAAAGTGTTCTCTGACGTACTCGGGCAAGTAGAAACAGACTATGCTTCCATTGCCCTCATCAATCAAGCAGGACAGATCTTTTTCATGTCCTCCAACCCAGCTATAGAGCAAAATTTAATTGAGAAAAGTCTCTGGCTATTTGACGGTTGCTATCAACCAGAGTTCATCAGCCAGGATCAACCGAAATTATGGAGCGAACTGGCTCATATAGGCTGTATAGAAGCAATTACAAAATACAAACAAACAAAACCTGGACTCATCACAGGTATCTCCATCCCTACTGAATATGATTCTTACAGAGCAATCTTTTCATTTGGATTAAAACGGATAAATCCCTATATCCAGAACAAAAGCTCCATTCATTGCGAAAAATTGTTAGCCATGGGCAAGTTCGCGTTAAGGCAAATTCAAGAGTATTTAACTTTTCCTGACAAAAAGCCCTGCATAACTACTAAGCCCATACTGACATTAATCATCAACAATCAGGTGCCCTATGAACACACTCCTAGATAA
- a CDS encoding helix-turn-helix domain-containing protein, with the protein MNKGPYQSFANRLISILKDRGYTASRSPNGICIKTLAEFTGASEQICRRYIRGDALPDYEKVKQLAFHLQINPGWLIFGEEGHAMPKKNEIDETLLHYILKQSHHLYPVSHGSNDDYADFVLGLIKEVRAIDTSENNLLKIIDLAIGSISSYEEQRKKHSHAV; encoded by the coding sequence ATGAATAAGGGACCCTATCAATCGTTTGCTAACCGCTTGATTAGCATTCTCAAAGATAGAGGATATACCGCCTCTCGCTCGCCAAATGGGATCTGTATTAAAACCCTGGCTGAGTTTACTGGTGCCTCTGAACAAATCTGCCGCCGTTATATACGAGGAGATGCTTTACCAGACTATGAAAAAGTGAAACAGCTAGCTTTTCATCTTCAAATAAATCCTGGCTGGTTAATTTTTGGTGAAGAAGGACATGCTATGCCAAAGAAGAATGAAATCGATGAAACACTACTTCATTACATCTTGAAGCAAAGCCATCATTTATACCCTGTTTCTCATGGAAGTAATGACGATTACGCCGATTTTGTGTTAGGATTGATCAAAGAAGTACGTGCAATTGACACATCGGAAAATAATTTACTAAAAATCATTGACTTGGCTATTGGTTCCATTTCTTCCTACGAAGAACAAAGAAAAAAGCACAGTCATGCCGTTTAA
- a CDS encoding AlpA family transcriptional regulator, with the protein MQVYDNKMPKQILFITDLEELLGRNRLTLRRWWTSGKFPQPVKLNGTTLAWHSETVSHWIQQNMRLS; encoded by the coding sequence ATGCAGGTTTATGATAATAAAATGCCAAAACAGATTTTGTTTATTACTGATTTAGAGGAGCTTCTTGGTCGTAACCGTTTGACTTTAAGGCGTTGGTGGACTAGCGGGAAGTTTCCACAACCCGTTAAACTAAATGGCACAACACTGGCGTGGCACTCTGAAACAGTTAGTCATTGGATTCAACAAAACATGCGTTTATCTTAG
- a CDS encoding Abi family protein produces MRNLGGFFMRITMNNPLIKYLKPALSFQAQLEKLQAKGLIINNWPSALQSLSNTNYYRLSAYCLPFKRSDTSGNITEQFQDKVTFENVIDLYEFDRKLRLLIMDGLERIEISVRTSIAYHLAHSYGPFALSNPQNFHQQFEHSSWLTQINNEIERSREYFIEHYKNKYLGYPNLPVWMAIEVLSFGSLSVLFKGLKNEDKRIIAEGYKLHPKTLVNWLYFLTYVRNICAHHSRLWNKDLAIKPKIDAINELWLPPITPRNDRSYIILLIIKKLLTTAGNGIDWAISSEKLIQPIVEKYNWAHESMGIPRNWIDHPLWREVQ; encoded by the coding sequence TTGCGTAACCTTGGCGGTTTTTTTATGCGCATTACTATGAATAATCCTCTCATTAAATATCTAAAGCCAGCCCTAAGCTTCCAAGCCCAACTGGAAAAACTTCAAGCAAAAGGTCTTATTATAAATAATTGGCCTTCTGCGTTGCAAAGCCTTTCAAATACCAACTATTATCGGCTTAGTGCCTACTGCTTGCCATTTAAACGCTCAGACACATCAGGCAATATCACCGAACAATTTCAAGATAAGGTTACATTTGAAAACGTCATAGATCTCTATGAATTCGATCGTAAACTAAGATTGTTGATAATGGATGGGTTAGAGCGAATTGAAATTTCAGTAAGAACCAGTATTGCTTACCACCTTGCTCATAGTTATGGGCCATTTGCTTTGTCGAATCCTCAAAATTTCCATCAGCAATTTGAACATAGTTCTTGGTTAACGCAAATTAATAACGAGATAGAACGCTCCAGAGAATACTTTATTGAGCATTATAAAAATAAATATTTGGGTTATCCTAACTTACCAGTATGGATGGCAATAGAGGTTTTATCCTTTGGTTCATTGTCTGTCTTATTTAAAGGGCTCAAAAATGAAGACAAAAGGATAATTGCTGAAGGTTATAAGTTACATCCAAAAACTTTAGTCAATTGGCTATACTTTCTAACTTATGTAAGAAATATATGTGCTCATCATAGCCGTCTTTGGAATAAAGATTTAGCCATTAAACCCAAAATTGATGCGATTAATGAATTGTGGCTACCTCCTATTACACCAAGAAATGATCGCTCATATATTATCTTGTTGATCATCAAAAAATTACTAACCACAGCTGGTAATGGCATAGATTGGGCAATATCATCTGAGAAACTTATTCAGCCAATTGTTGAAAAATACAATTGGGCTCATGAAAGCATGGGAATTCCAAGGAACTGGATAGATCATCCATTGTGGAGAGAAGTTCAATAG
- a CDS encoding site-specific integrase, producing MKFIDSYIKNLAPETTWFEKIESSGLGVRVMPSGNKSWFYRFSMGGKRQKMSLGKYPAISLKQAREFLIKAQSLKEQGINPIEHTKLEKLKEDNTFSKLIQSWYENYAVKNRKQPRPIKYQIDSEIIPLLGDTVLDKLQTKDITIALDKIVQRGAPIHANRILSTIKQVLNYAVSRGYIQHNPATNIRSRDIGGMEKPRERVLLPEEIKTIWKFLESDLCQMSGSARLAIKIIILTGVRTGEIRLAQWHQFDFEQSLWTIPPQHSKGGITVKIHLSELTKKLLLQFKEQSCSPFVIPGITNDVPMSKDALPRAIKRIQNRVGIPEWTAHDLRRTFATQLGEFLNIDPVVIEKCLGHKMPRIMATYNKNEMLPQRKEALDAWASHIARLISLKD from the coding sequence ATGAAATTTATCGACAGCTACATTAAAAATCTCGCACCAGAAACCACTTGGTTTGAAAAAATAGAATCGTCTGGATTAGGTGTTAGAGTAATGCCTAGCGGTAACAAGTCTTGGTTTTACCGTTTTAGCATGGGTGGAAAACGACAAAAGATGAGTTTAGGGAAATACCCTGCCATTAGCCTTAAGCAGGCTCGTGAGTTTCTTATTAAAGCTCAATCCTTAAAAGAGCAAGGGATTAATCCTATAGAACATACCAAATTAGAAAAATTAAAAGAAGACAATACCTTTTCAAAATTAATACAGTCTTGGTACGAAAATTATGCCGTTAAAAATAGAAAGCAACCCCGCCCTATCAAATATCAGATTGATTCAGAAATAATTCCTCTATTAGGCGATACTGTGCTTGATAAGTTACAAACCAAAGACATTACAATCGCCCTCGACAAAATAGTACAACGAGGAGCACCCATTCACGCTAATCGCATTCTTAGCACTATTAAACAAGTTCTAAACTATGCTGTGAGTCGCGGCTATATTCAACATAATCCGGCTACCAATATACGATCACGTGATATCGGCGGTATGGAAAAGCCTCGGGAGCGAGTACTATTGCCCGAAGAAATAAAAACTATCTGGAAATTCCTTGAAAGTGATCTATGCCAAATGTCCGGATCAGCTCGGTTAGCCATTAAAATTATTATATTAACTGGTGTTAGAACAGGTGAAATCCGACTGGCACAATGGCATCAATTTGATTTTGAGCAATCTTTATGGACTATTCCTCCCCAACATTCAAAAGGAGGAATAACTGTAAAAATACACTTGAGTGAACTTACAAAAAAATTACTTCTTCAATTTAAAGAGCAATCTTGCTCCCCTTTTGTAATTCCAGGCATAACGAATGATGTCCCTATGTCCAAAGATGCCCTTCCCCGCGCAATTAAAAGAATTCAGAATCGTGTGGGTATTCCTGAATGGACTGCCCATGATTTGAGGAGAACCTTCGCCACACAATTGGGCGAGTTTCTTAATATTGATCCTGTAGTGATTGAAAAATGCCTTGGCCACAAAATGCCTCGCATCATGGCTACTTACAATAAAAATGAAATGTTACCCCAACGTAAAGAAGCATTGGATGCTTGGGCAAGCCATATTGCAAGATTAATCTCATTAAAGGATTGA
- a CDS encoding DUF262 domain-containing protein — MYQAYEHFYAYFKEKDTLHKYINALSKFEIVTIALDSSDDNPQKIFESINSTGKPLTDGDKIRNFALMLNNEKSRNFVLKDYWKKIEQELTIANKDYISDW, encoded by the coding sequence TTGTATCAGGCATATGAACATTTTTATGCATATTTTAAGGAAAAAGATACCTTACATAAATATATAAATGCTTTATCTAAATTTGAAATTGTTACAATTGCTCTTGATTCCTCAGACGATAATCCACAAAAAATTTTTGAGAGTATTAATTCAACAGGAAAACCATTAACTGATGGAGATAAAATCAGAAATTTTGCCTTGATGCTTAACAATGAAAAATCTCGTAATTTTGTTTTAAAAGATTATTGGAAAAAAATAGAGCAAGAATTAACAATAGCAAATAAAGATTATATATCTGACTGGTAG
- a CDS encoding DUF262 domain-containing protein produces the protein MTNIETFIYTPGKYLIIPDFQRPYSWDKANIASFIEDLKYVMEKDINHFFGSIVYINDGHNKTIIDGQQRATTVLLMLTALYHIIESNSSLSNIPAEAIREQYLYNSQPYSEEQNRIKLRTVTTDNEIFELIFEKKN, from the coding sequence ATGACAAATATAGAAACATTTATTTATACCCCTGGTAAATACTTAATAATTCCTGATTTCCAGAGACCATATTCTTGGGACAAAGCTAATATCGCTTCTTTTATAGAGGATCTTAAATATGTAATGGAGAAAGATATAAATCACTTCTTCGGCAGCATAGTTTATATAAATGATGGCCATAATAAGACAATTATTGATGGACAGCAAAGAGCTACAACTGTACTTCTTATGCTTACAGCCTTATATCACATAATAGAAAGTAACTCTTCTTTGTCCAATATACCTGCGGAAGCTATCAGAGAACAATATCTTTATAACAGCCAACCTTACAGTGAGGAACAAAACAGAATTAAACTGCGGACTGTCACAACAGATAATGAAATTTTTGAACTAATATTTGAGAAAAAAAATTAG
- the istB gene encoding IS21-like element helper ATPase IstB, translating into MKRARIRGDKTIESFDFDFNLKINRAQIQELISCSFIAEKVPILIVGPCGTGKSHIAQAIAHCAIQRGIDTLWLSQNQLFNELQAARASGRFDKKFSELVKMPLLIIDDFGLRPLRNPQDEDFHDLISERYERASTIITSNLDFSEWGSAFPNRLLAAATIDRLRHNSYRVTLDGPSYRGERETKSENNMYN; encoded by the coding sequence ATGAAGCGTGCACGTATCCGTGGTGACAAGACGATAGAATCATTCGATTTTGACTTTAACCTTAAAATCAATCGCGCTCAAATACAGGAGTTAATCTCGTGTTCATTTATTGCAGAAAAAGTTCCCATTCTCATCGTAGGACCTTGTGGAACAGGGAAATCTCATATTGCTCAAGCCATAGCTCATTGTGCGATACAAAGAGGAATCGATACACTCTGGCTTTCGCAAAATCAACTCTTTAATGAGTTGCAAGCAGCTAGAGCATCAGGTCGATTTGATAAAAAGTTCTCAGAACTGGTGAAAATGCCACTACTAATCATCGATGATTTTGGACTAAGACCATTACGCAACCCCCAGGATGAGGATTTTCACGACCTAATCTCGGAAAGATATGAGCGTGCATCAACGATCATTACATCCAATCTGGACTTTAGCGAATGGGGTTCTGCTTTCCCTAATCGATTACTTGCTGCAGCCACTATCGATAGATTAAGACATAATTCATATCGGGTTACATTAGATGGTCCCAGTTACAGAGGAGAGCGAGAAACAAAAAGCGAAAATAACATGTATAATTAA